Proteins found in one Pontibacter sp. SGAir0037 genomic segment:
- a CDS encoding lmo0937 family membrane protein: protein MGNLLYIIAVVLVIFWLIGFLGFPSAVGGIIHVLLVLAVIAVLLRLIRGV, encoded by the coding sequence ATGGGAAATTTATTGTATATAATAGCAGTAGTACTTGTCATTTTTTGGCTTATCGGTTTCTTAGGATTTCCTAGTGCTGTAGGCGGTATTATTCACGTGCTACTAGTATTAGCCGTAATAGCAGTTCTGTTACGCCTGATACGTGGGGTTTAA
- a CDS encoding lmo0937 family membrane protein, whose amino-acid sequence MGNLLYIIAVVLVIFWLIGFIGFPDAVGGLIHILLVIAVIVVLLRLIRG is encoded by the coding sequence ATGGGAAATTTATTGTATATAATAGCTGTGGTGCTAGTCATATTTTGGCTGATCGGATTCATCGGTTTTCCTGATGCCGTAGGTGGATTGATTCACATCCTTCTAGTTATTGCCGTAATCGTGGTGCTGTTACGCCTGATACGGGGCTAA
- a CDS encoding ABC-F family ATP-binding cassette domain-containing protein — MISTSNVSLAYGKRTLFEDVTIKFTPGNCYGLIGANGAGKSTFLKILSGEIEPNTGSVDIPANARLAVLKQNHFAYDEFPTLQTVIMGHKRLYDIMQEKDAIYAKPDFSEEDGIRAAELEGEFADMEGWNAEYEAAELLSGLGISEDLHYSLMKDLSGSEKVRVLLAQALFGNPDILLLDEPTNHLDAESIMWLENFLDNFQNTVIVVSHDRHFLDAVCTHVADIDFGKIQMYAGNYSFWYESSQLALKQRTDANKKTEDKRKELEEFIRRFSANASKSKQATSRAKLLEKLTVEDIKPSSRKYPYIAFKPEREAGNQLLNVENLSKSIDGTTIFSDVTFMVDKGDKIAILGRNDLAASTFFKVIMGEMAPDSGEYKWGTTITASFFPKDNEEFFSTNLNLVDWLRQFSTEKDESFIRGFLGRMLFSGEESLKKASVLSGGEKVRCMFSRMMLQSGNLLVMDEPTNHLDLESIQALNNSLRDFDGTVLFSSHDLQFVDTIANRIIELTPGGIIDKKMSYEEYLADETIRELRKKMYKSALV, encoded by the coding sequence ATGATCAGTACGAGCAATGTAAGCCTGGCTTACGGCAAGCGCACCTTATTTGAAGACGTTACAATAAAGTTTACCCCTGGTAACTGCTATGGCCTTATCGGAGCCAATGGTGCAGGTAAGTCAACTTTCCTTAAAATACTTTCCGGCGAAATTGAGCCGAACACTGGTTCTGTAGATATTCCTGCCAATGCACGACTGGCTGTTTTAAAGCAGAACCACTTTGCCTACGATGAATTTCCTACGCTTCAGACAGTGATCATGGGCCACAAACGGCTGTATGACATTATGCAGGAAAAAGATGCTATTTATGCCAAACCAGACTTTTCTGAAGAAGACGGTATTCGTGCCGCTGAGTTGGAAGGTGAGTTTGCCGACATGGAAGGATGGAACGCGGAGTACGAAGCGGCCGAACTATTAAGCGGCTTGGGCATTAGCGAAGACCTGCATTATAGCTTAATGAAAGACCTGAGTGGTAGCGAAAAGGTGCGTGTACTCCTGGCACAGGCTTTATTTGGCAACCCTGACATCCTGTTGCTCGACGAGCCTACCAACCATCTGGACGCTGAGTCTATTATGTGGTTAGAGAACTTCCTCGATAACTTCCAGAATACAGTAATTGTGGTGTCGCACGACCGCCACTTCCTGGATGCTGTTTGTACCCACGTAGCCGACATCGACTTTGGTAAAATTCAGATGTATGCCGGCAACTACTCTTTCTGGTATGAGTCCAGCCAGCTGGCATTGAAACAGCGTACGGATGCCAATAAAAAGACAGAAGATAAGCGTAAAGAGCTGGAGGAATTTATCCGTCGCTTTAGCGCCAATGCTTCTAAATCGAAACAGGCTACCTCCCGTGCCAAGCTGTTGGAAAAACTTACGGTGGAGGACATCAAACCTTCATCACGTAAATACCCTTACATTGCTTTTAAGCCTGAGCGTGAAGCCGGTAACCAGCTGCTAAATGTCGAGAACCTGAGCAAGTCCATCGATGGCACCACTATCTTCAGTGATGTTACCTTTATGGTAGACAAAGGCGACAAGATTGCCATTTTAGGCCGAAACGACCTGGCAGCCTCTACCTTCTTTAAAGTAATTATGGGTGAGATGGCGCCAGATAGCGGCGAATACAAATGGGGCACCACCATCACGGCTTCTTTCTTCCCTAAAGATAACGAGGAGTTCTTCAGCACCAACCTGAACCTGGTAGACTGGTTACGCCAGTTCTCAACGGAGAAAGACGAAAGCTTTATTCGTGGCTTCCTGGGCCGTATGCTCTTTTCGGGGGAAGAATCCCTTAAAAAAGCGAGTGTATTATCGGGAGGAGAGAAAGTGCGCTGCATGTTCTCCAGAATGATGCTTCAGTCTGGCAACCTGCTTGTCATGGACGAACCGACCAATCACCTGGACCTGGAATCTATTCAGGCACTAAACAACTCTCTGCGCGATTTCGATGGTACGGTTCTTTTCTCCTCGCACGACTTACAGTTTGTGGATACCATTGCAAACCGTATCATTGAGTTAACACCTGGTGGTATTATCGATAAGAAAATGAGCTACGAAGAGTACCTGGCCGATGAAACAATCAGAGAGTTGCGTAAGAAAATGTATAAGTCAGCCCTTGTATAA
- a CDS encoding DUF4199 domain-containing protein produces MISLKYGIYVGIAHILFFLLMGVLGLHDYVEFSFISALFVIVGICLAIASYKRVRGGMLNYLHGLAIGATVGVVSSTLLALFMVIYITAFDASYLNNLQASALFPQSLSLLSLFVLTIIYGLIPGFLIGFIAMQWYKRPDHTMSERVR; encoded by the coding sequence ATGATTTCTTTAAAATATGGAATCTATGTAGGTATCGCTCACATCCTCTTCTTTTTACTGATGGGGGTGCTGGGACTGCATGATTATGTTGAGTTTTCGTTTATAAGCGCCCTGTTTGTAATTGTAGGTATATGCCTGGCCATTGCCAGCTATAAACGTGTAAGGGGCGGCATGCTGAACTATCTGCACGGGTTGGCAATAGGGGCAACGGTAGGAGTAGTTTCTTCTACATTATTAGCACTATTTATGGTAATTTATATCACTGCCTTCGATGCAAGTTACCTGAACAACCTGCAGGCAAGCGCTTTGTTCCCTCAAAGTCTGTCGCTGCTGTCTTTGTTTGTGCTCACCATTATTTATGGCTTAATTCCTGGCTTCCTGATCGGGTTTATTGCCATGCAATGGTATAAACGCCCGGATCATACGATGTCGGAGCGTGTACGATAA